In Nitrosophilus alvini, the following are encoded in one genomic region:
- a CDS encoding cytochrome c3 family protein: MRRNKAFALLLFVFIFLWQGRADNGNLVILFPKNSSIYDDAFASIVIKTDPKTVKKIEIYTDLNKTYTIATKPEKNIYCKSIRLKLGKNRIFVTAYDQKRGSYEKKIDLFYRSEVHEGADEAPYKYEKFFFHTDKNEKTCSTCHNMEPDKQMAQKKKIKAKGSATTDIEVLENPQDSNCYTCHNPLTSRKNGHAPSVNFMCGVCHTGKAAENNLDEEGKSKYLQPDPIMERCFVCHERIEKIMKHNRSDHGPTKLGRCNKCHNPHSSENIFFLRKPIWELCTTCHAEKATGKHVISSFVYIRNKGGHPTRGRPDPSRPGRELVCSSCHNPHGSMGPFLLRTKGPVPFSVCRRCHKK, translated from the coding sequence ATGAGGAGAAACAAAGCTTTTGCTCTTCTCCTCTTTGTTTTTATTTTTTTATGGCAGGGAAGAGCAGACAATGGAAATCTCGTTATACTATTTCCGAAAAACAGCTCTATTTACGATGATGCTTTTGCATCTATCGTAATCAAAACTGATCCTAAAACAGTAAAAAAAATTGAAATCTATACCGATTTAAACAAAACCTATACTATTGCCACTAAGCCGGAAAAAAACATTTACTGCAAAAGCATCAGGCTAAAATTAGGTAAAAATAGAATTTTCGTAACAGCATATGATCAAAAAAGAGGAAGTTATGAAAAAAAAATCGACCTCTTTTATCGGTCAGAAGTACATGAGGGTGCTGACGAAGCACCGTATAAATATGAAAAATTCTTTTTCCACACAGATAAAAATGAAAAAACCTGCTCAACCTGTCATAACATGGAACCTGACAAACAGATGGCACAAAAAAAGAAGATAAAGGCAAAAGGTTCGGCAACAACAGATATAGAAGTGCTTGAAAACCCTCAGGACTCAAACTGTTATACTTGTCACAATCCTTTAACTTCCAGAAAAAACGGTCATGCCCCATCGGTTAACTTTATGTGCGGCGTATGCCATACAGGCAAAGCAGCTGAAAACAATCTAGATGAGGAAGGAAAAAGTAAATATCTGCAACCAGATCCCATAATGGAACGCTGTTTTGTGTGTCATGAAAGAATAGAGAAGATTATGAAACACAATAGATCCGATCACGGTCCTACAAAACTGGGACGCTGTAACAAGTGTCATAATCCACACTCTTCTGAAAATATTTTTTTTCTTAGAAAACCCATATGGGAACTGTGTACAACATGTCATGCAGAAAAAGCCACGGGAAAGCACGTTATTTCCAGTTTTGTTTATATAAGAAACAAAGGTGGACATCCTACACGCGGCAGACCTGATCCTTCACGTCCCGGACGAGAACTAGTCTGCTCCTCATGTCATAATCCTCACGGTTCCATGGGACCGTTTCTACTACGTACAAAAGGACCCGTTCCGTTCAGTGTCTGCAGAAGATGCCACAAAAAATAG
- the oadA gene encoding sodium-extruding oxaloacetate decarboxylase subunit alpha yields the protein MVKITEVSLRDGHQSLLATRMRTEDMTDAAKIFDEIGFHSVEVWGGATYDTCLRYLKEDPFERLATFKSIFQKTPLQMLLRGQNLVGYRHYADDVVREFIRLSSEAGIDIYRIFDALNDIRNLKVSVEEVKKQGKHAQCAISYTISPVHTVQNYVKLAKDMVKLGADSICIKDMAGLLTPYGAHELIKALKEEIEVPLQLHAHSTAGFAFATHLKAVEAGVDIIDLANSALAEGTSHPCTQSMVATLKDTEYDTGLDLKKMEEAAEILKEKRKKYKKFESEYNRIDTRVLINQIPGGMISNMANQLKEQGALEKMDEVLEEVPRVRKDFGYPPLVTPSSQIVGTQATLNVLLGQRYKSITTETRNYIKGLYGKPPAPIDPELKKLVLSEEEPITCRPADLLPPELPKAREESRDFAKSDTDVISYAIFGQVAKQYMIERNEGNLQPEPLLTFEEMEAGERLSDEFNVTVHGETYDIKIEGVGHKTQDVRPFFIRVDGELKEVFVENNEDIESAANEQTTPKKAKKGKLPKASLKGHVTAPMPGNLTKLNVKVGDSVKKGDTIAIVEAMKMENEVHAPVDGVVEEIYAKEGMQVNPDDALMLIKE from the coding sequence ATGGTCAAAATAACCGAAGTAAGTCTAAGAGACGGGCATCAGTCTCTGCTTGCCACTAGAATGAGAACGGAAGATATGACAGACGCAGCTAAAATTTTTGATGAAATAGGTTTTCATAGTGTGGAAGTATGGGGAGGAGCTACATACGATACATGCCTTAGATATCTGAAAGAGGATCCTTTCGAGAGGTTGGCAACATTCAAGTCGATTTTTCAAAAAACTCCGCTACAGATGCTTTTGCGAGGGCAAAATTTAGTCGGTTACCGCCACTATGCGGATGATGTGGTAAGAGAGTTTATAAGACTAAGCAGCGAAGCCGGTATTGATATCTATAGAATTTTTGATGCTTTGAATGATATCAGAAACCTGAAAGTTTCGGTAGAAGAGGTAAAAAAGCAGGGAAAACATGCACAATGCGCTATAAGTTATACAATAAGTCCAGTTCATACTGTTCAAAATTATGTCAAATTGGCAAAAGATATGGTGAAACTGGGCGCAGACAGCATATGTATAAAAGATATGGCCGGCCTTTTGACACCATACGGGGCGCATGAACTAATAAAAGCTTTGAAAGAGGAGATAGAGGTTCCTCTGCAACTTCATGCTCACTCCACTGCCGGTTTTGCATTTGCAACACACTTAAAAGCAGTGGAGGCAGGCGTAGATATCATAGACCTTGCAAACTCAGCTCTAGCGGAAGGAACTAGTCATCCTTGTACCCAATCTATGGTAGCAACTCTCAAAGATACTGAGTATGATACAGGGCTTGACCTGAAAAAAATGGAAGAGGCAGCAGAAATTCTCAAAGAGAAAAGAAAAAAATATAAAAAATTCGAAAGCGAATATAACAGAATAGATACAAGGGTGCTTATAAATCAGATTCCTGGCGGTATGATAAGCAATATGGCAAATCAGCTCAAAGAGCAGGGTGCTCTTGAAAAGATGGATGAAGTACTAGAAGAGGTTCCAAGAGTCAGAAAAGATTTCGGATACCCTCCTTTGGTAACGCCGTCTAGTCAGATAGTAGGTACTCAGGCCACTTTGAATGTTCTGTTGGGACAAAGGTATAAATCCATTACGACCGAGACCAGAAACTATATAAAAGGATTATACGGTAAGCCGCCTGCGCCTATCGATCCTGAGCTTAAAAAGCTTGTTCTTAGTGAAGAAGAACCGATCACCTGCAGGCCTGCGGATCTGCTACCTCCTGAACTGCCAAAAGCTAGGGAAGAATCCAGAGATTTTGCGAAGAGCGATACGGATGTGATAAGTTATGCGATATTCGGACAGGTTGCAAAGCAGTACATGATTGAAAGAAATGAAGGCAATCTTCAACCAGAGCCTCTTTTGACATTTGAGGAGATGGAAGCCGGGGAGAGACTCTCTGATGAGTTTAATGTAACTGTACATGGTGAGACATATGATATAAAAATAGAAGGTGTAGGACACAAAACACAGGATGTCAGACCTTTCTTTATAAGAGTTGACGGTGAGCTTAAAGAGGTTTTTGTAGAAAACAATGAGGATATAGAGAGTGCCGCTAACGAACAGACTACTCCTAAAAAAGCGAAAAAAGGTAAACTGCCGAAAGCTTCTCTAAAAGGCCATGTTACAGCTCCAATGCCCGGCAATCTTACGAAACTGAACGTGAAAGTGGGTGACAGTGTTAAAAAAGGCGACACTATTGCTATAGTCGAAGCTATGAAAATGGAAAATGAAGTACATGCTCCCGTTGACGGAGTTGTGGAAGAGATATATGCAAAAGAGGGAATGCAGGTCAATCCTGATGATGCTCTGATGCTGATAAAAGAGTAG
- a CDS encoding c-type cytochrome produces MKKLVIVSLLICMASAQMDLTQKGKILFEKYNCNICHKPKDDAASIGPSLETIAIHYLGNERQLVEFLKGNAKPIIDPQRFEIMKPQLYKTKHMFEEDYRALSYFLTSVHKNR; encoded by the coding sequence ATGAAAAAACTGGTTATTGTTTCTCTTCTGATTTGTATGGCAAGTGCTCAGATGGATCTTACACAAAAAGGCAAAATTCTTTTTGAAAAATATAATTGCAATATCTGCCATAAGCCCAAAGACGACGCTGCAAGCATCGGACCCTCTCTTGAGACCATAGCCATACATTACCTGGGAAATGAAAGACAGTTAGTAGAGTTTTTAAAAGGTAACGCCAAACCTATAATTGACCCACAGAGATTTGAAATAATGAAACCGCAGCTTTATAAAACTAAACATATGTTCGAGGAAGATTACAGAGCTTTATCATATTTTTTGACAAGCGTACATAAAAACAGATAA
- a CDS encoding cache domain-containing protein has product MKKIFVAITLIISAAILVLIFNLNEKREINKKNMAYDNINKFLSRTLDSEKAQSLSLALALSKNRAIADAILENNTKKCFTILHDTTESFIKHLNRKYIYTQIFGKGLLIFARSWDASASGIPLEARREDLIEIIKTRRPKAVIETTVPTGIKASAPIIYNGHIIGILEVTTLLDRVVARLREYSIETIPIIRTELISKGDIIENNPSVHNFKIANKNYNKHISQILGSLSKDDFNKLIHTDYLKKEGMFFAAYPIENDYGKNLGYFITVVSNENFENFAGKQKTLLKSIFTMESTKEDIYHYVNSKSENIFETMSPEYILHFKNRVDEKDRLYFNKAAREKLQKLSKEELIDLILHNYHKTKKEGKIK; this is encoded by the coding sequence ATGAAAAAAATCTTTGTTGCGATCACACTCATTATTTCGGCCGCTATTCTCGTTCTTATATTCAATCTTAACGAAAAAAGAGAAATAAATAAAAAAAATATGGCCTATGACAATATAAATAAATTCCTTTCCCGCACTCTTGATTCCGAAAAAGCACAATCATTATCTCTCGCATTGGCACTAAGTAAAAACAGAGCTATTGCAGATGCTATACTTGAAAACAATACAAAAAAATGTTTTACCATCCTTCACGATACAACCGAATCTTTTATAAAACATCTAAACAGAAAATATATATACACACAGATTTTCGGGAAAGGGCTTCTTATATTTGCACGCAGCTGGGATGCAAGCGCTTCAGGAATACCGCTAGAGGCAAGAAGAGAAGATTTGATTGAAATAATAAAAACCAGAAGACCTAAAGCGGTCATAGAGACTACAGTTCCTACCGGTATAAAAGCTTCTGCACCGATAATTTATAACGGACATATAATTGGAATTTTGGAAGTCACTACACTTCTTGATAGAGTAGTTGCAAGATTACGGGAATATAGTATAGAGACTATACCGATCATAAGAACAGAACTTATCTCTAAAGGTGATATTATAGAAAACAATCCTTCCGTACATAATTTCAAAATAGCCAATAAAAACTACAATAAACATATTTCACAAATACTAGGATCACTGAGCAAAGATGATTTCAACAAACTTATCCATACCGACTATCTAAAAAAAGAGGGGATGTTTTTTGCGGCCTATCCGATAGAGAACGATTACGGAAAAAATCTTGGATATTTTATTACTGTGGTATCAAATGAAAATTTCGAAAATTTTGCAGGAAAACAGAAAACTCTGTTAAAAAGTATCTTTACTATGGAAAGTACCAAAGAGGACATTTATCACTATGTAAATTCAAAAAGTGAAAATATTTTTGAGACAATGAGCCCGGAATATATTCTGCATTTCAAAAACAGAGTAGATGAAAAAGATCGATTATATTTCAATAAAGCTGCAAGAGAAAAACTACAAAAACTCTCTAAAGAGGAATTGATAGACTTGATACTTCACAACTACCATAAAACAAAAAAGGAAGGAAAAATAAAGTGA
- the sppA gene encoding signal peptide peptidase SppA, whose protein sequence is MIDFFKKLFYPIKAVLDFIQKYFKALLFVLILVLIFGTPKGETLQKPNLIRVDLTGPIFSADKVLQKLEEAEKPNYKGVLFVVNSPGGAVAPSIEISLAIKRIRRQKPVVVYAAGTIASGSYYASIWADKIIANPGSAVGSIGVIFEGANIKKLIEKIGIEPQVVKAGKYKEVGTPFREWQEFEKKELEKVIKDTYDMFVSDVAKARKLDLGKRDEFANAHIFTARQAIKVGLIDKIGTLYDAKQEITALSGVAYPVWKKEDRFEKFMEKIIEESASKISMMLFGFKASI, encoded by the coding sequence ATGATTGATTTTTTCAAAAAACTTTTTTATCCGATAAAAGCTGTTCTCGATTTTATTCAAAAATATTTCAAAGCTCTTCTGTTTGTATTGATTCTCGTATTGATATTCGGTACACCGAAAGGAGAAACTCTCCAAAAACCAAATCTGATCAGAGTCGATCTGACCGGCCCTATATTTTCAGCCGACAAAGTTTTACAAAAACTTGAAGAAGCCGAAAAACCAAACTATAAAGGCGTTCTTTTTGTTGTCAATTCTCCGGGAGGCGCTGTAGCCCCCTCAATAGAAATCAGCCTGGCAATCAAAAGAATAAGGCGTCAAAAACCGGTGGTTGTATATGCAGCCGGCACAATTGCAAGCGGCAGTTACTACGCTTCGATATGGGCAGATAAAATAATTGCAAACCCCGGAAGCGCAGTCGGCTCTATCGGTGTAATATTCGAAGGCGCAAATATCAAAAAGCTTATTGAAAAAATCGGTATAGAACCTCAGGTGGTAAAAGCCGGAAAATACAAAGAGGTAGGAACGCCATTCAGAGAGTGGCAGGAGTTTGAGAAAAAAGAGCTTGAAAAAGTGATAAAAGATACATACGATATGTTTGTATCTGATGTTGCAAAAGCCAGAAAACTGGACCTTGGCAAAAGAGACGAATTTGCCAATGCGCATATTTTTACTGCAAGGCAGGCGATCAAGGTAGGACTTATAGACAAGATAGGCACACTATACGATGCAAAACAAGAGATCACAGCTCTTAGCGGTGTCGCTTATCCCGTTTGGAAAAAAGAGGACAGATTCGAAAAATTTATGGAAAAGATAATAGAAGAGAGCGCATCAAAAATCAGCATGATGCTTTTCGGATTCAAAGCCAGTATTTAA
- a CDS encoding cytochrome c3 family protein gives MKFSTKKLLLLCLAVSLVVFSGCAPTATEKTVEKTKTEKQKPVKSPAKETPKPEPVAAPQQATPQQTAPTAAPSPVPTDQQKSGEPFFEPNLLSEKEVVHPPFEWGDCTVCHKDKNPEKSKKYDLIMDTPDLCYQCHDKNLKEGKKFIHGPVAAGACTACHNPHKSKNKRLLVASNINELCTSCHVAKGEFLHKTQNIHPPVQDQCINCHDPHTEDYKFQLKADGKKDLCLMCHADKKEWITKSINKHGAINRPRGCQECHDPHGTGQPKMIKAATVKDLCLQCHNQPLKRDEDGVKLINMAKHLEENPDWHGPIQWGDCAMCHNPHGSNNFRMLKKPFPPTFYASFDEKNYICFECHESKKITEPKTTEYTNFRNGDVNLHFVHVDKKKGRTCRACHDFHGTKDYPHHLRKKTKFGKINFPIRYIETPTGGSCAPACHARRYYDREKPIVNTK, from the coding sequence ATGAAATTTTCAACAAAAAAGTTATTACTTTTATGTTTGGCAGTTTCACTGGTTGTATTTAGCGGCTGTGCTCCTACGGCAACAGAGAAAACCGTAGAGAAAACAAAAACGGAAAAACAGAAACCTGTTAAGTCTCCCGCTAAAGAAACGCCAAAACCGGAACCTGTTGCCGCACCTCAGCAAGCCACGCCTCAACAAACTGCACCAACGGCGGCTCCATCACCCGTACCGACAGATCAGCAAAAAAGCGGTGAACCCTTTTTCGAACCTAACCTGCTATCTGAAAAAGAGGTAGTCCATCCGCCGTTTGAATGGGGTGACTGTACGGTTTGTCATAAAGATAAAAATCCCGAAAAGAGCAAAAAATATGATCTGATTATGGATACTCCCGATCTATGTTATCAGTGTCATGATAAAAATCTCAAAGAGGGTAAAAAGTTTATCCACGGACCTGTAGCAGCAGGTGCATGCACGGCCTGTCATAATCCGCACAAATCAAAAAATAAAAGGCTTTTAGTTGCATCAAATATAAATGAACTCTGTACATCATGCCACGTGGCCAAAGGAGAGTTTTTACATAAAACACAAAATATTCACCCTCCTGTTCAGGATCAGTGTATAAATTGTCACGATCCACATACGGAGGATTACAAATTCCAGCTCAAAGCCGACGGAAAAAAAGATCTCTGCCTTATGTGTCATGCTGACAAAAAAGAGTGGATTACAAAATCCATCAATAAACACGGTGCTATAAACAGACCAAGAGGCTGTCAGGAGTGCCATGATCCGCATGGTACGGGACAACCAAAAATGATAAAAGCAGCTACCGTAAAAGATCTGTGTCTGCAATGTCACAATCAGCCTCTCAAAAGAGATGAAGACGGTGTTAAATTAATAAACATGGCAAAACATCTTGAAGAAAATCCTGACTGGCACGGGCCGATACAGTGGGGAGACTGTGCTATGTGTCACAACCCGCACGGAAGTAACAACTTCAGAATGCTAAAAAAACCGTTCCCACCAACATTTTATGCAAGTTTCGATGAAAAGAACTATATCTGTTTTGAGTGTCATGAATCCAAAAAGATCACAGAGCCTAAAACAACAGAATATACAAATTTCAGAAACGGAGATGTCAATCTTCACTTTGTTCATGTTGATAAGAAAAAGGGACGAACTTGCCGAGCATGTCACGATTTCCACGGAACAAAAGACTATCCTCACCATTTAAGGAAAAAGACAAAATTCGGAAAGATAAACTTCCCGATCAGATATATCGAAACACCTACAGGAGGTTCATGTGCTCCTGCATGCCATGCAAGAAGATACTATGACAGGGAAAAACCCATTGTCAATACAAAATAA
- a CDS encoding response regulator transcription factor encodes MKILLLEDEYTLRKSIKELLEESGYVVEEYSEGKAALEAIFNSKFDLLLLDVNVPGINGFELLESLRKNGIDTPTIFITSLTEIDSLEKGYDLGCCDYIKKPFDMKELKLRVASALRLASLRSNKDTIKLPGGYEYHTKCFTLTRNNEEIGLSKTEKMILDLFIKHKNQVVTPEMITEYVWDDYVDPANVRVQINNLRKKLDKDLIKNIRGVGYKLEA; translated from the coding sequence GTGAAAATACTTCTTTTAGAGGACGAGTATACGCTCAGAAAATCGATAAAAGAGCTCCTTGAAGAGAGCGGATATGTTGTAGAAGAGTATTCGGAAGGTAAAGCTGCACTGGAAGCTATTTTCAATTCAAAATTCGATCTTTTACTTCTGGATGTAAATGTTCCGGGTATCAATGGATTTGAGCTTTTGGAGAGTTTGAGAAAAAACGGCATCGACACACCTACAATTTTCATAACTTCACTAACAGAAATCGACAGTCTGGAAAAGGGGTATGATCTTGGATGCTGCGACTATATCAAAAAACCTTTCGATATGAAAGAATTGAAACTCAGAGTTGCTTCAGCACTTAGACTTGCATCTTTACGATCTAACAAAGACACAATAAAACTTCCCGGAGGATACGAATATCATACAAAATGTTTTACTCTTACAAGAAACAATGAAGAGATAGGACTCTCCAAGACAGAAAAGATGATACTCGATCTTTTTATAAAACATAAAAATCAGGTAGTCACTCCGGAAATGATAACAGAATATGTATGGGATGATTATGTGGATCCCGCGAATGTAAGAGTTCAGATAAACAACCTGAGAAAAAAACTAGATAAAGATTTGATTAAAAATATCAGAGGTGTAGGATACAAACTTGAAGCTTAA
- a CDS encoding sensor histidine kinase yields the protein MKLKIDESKFSLRYSILYTLTVLAILLVPFAIYDNYTYNLEEVKTEMALKKKSIQIINEMEKFDSRFQSTFTFPRFKSYQAGLYDQNGNPIFTLIKKPISTLNLKPGYHKLGNYRYFVTEFRDGSYFGAKYLVVGTEFNIYTILYNIMIVFLSILAITFIFSFIILKNFSKPFKEINKALDDFIKDSMHEINTPLSIININIDMFTEKFGKNKYLSRIKSAAKILSSLYDDMNYLIKERTINRAEKKRINFSEFLKRSVDYFRDIAELKDISLHTDIQKDIYINFVPAKLQKIIDNNLSNAIKYSNEGGKVIVSLKKENNKIILGFKDYGIGIKDPAKIFSRYYREDNTKGGFGIGLNIVGKIANEEKIKVNIVSSLGKGSYFEYIFPAS from the coding sequence TTGAAGCTTAAGATAGACGAATCAAAATTTTCACTGAGATATTCCATTTTATATACTCTCACTGTCCTCGCTATTCTACTTGTACCCTTTGCAATATACGACAACTACACCTATAACCTTGAAGAGGTTAAAACAGAAATGGCGCTAAAGAAGAAATCCATTCAGATAATAAATGAAATGGAAAAATTTGACAGTAGATTCCAAAGCACTTTTACATTTCCCAGATTTAAATCCTATCAGGCAGGCCTGTATGATCAGAACGGCAATCCTATATTTACACTTATCAAAAAACCCATCTCTACACTTAATCTGAAACCAGGTTATCATAAACTCGGTAATTACAGATATTTTGTTACAGAATTCAGAGACGGTAGTTATTTTGGAGCAAAATATCTTGTAGTAGGCACAGAATTTAATATATACACTATTTTATATAATATAATGATAGTCTTTTTATCTATTTTGGCCATTACTTTCATTTTTTCATTTATTATCCTAAAAAATTTCTCCAAACCTTTCAAAGAGATAAACAAAGCCCTGGATGATTTTATAAAAGACTCCATGCATGAGATAAATACTCCTCTGTCTATCATCAATATAAATATAGATATGTTCACGGAAAAATTCGGAAAAAACAAGTATCTCTCCCGTATAAAATCTGCCGCCAAAATACTCTCTTCTCTCTATGATGATATGAACTATCTTATAAAAGAGCGCACAATAAACAGAGCCGAAAAGAAAAGGATAAATTTCAGTGAGTTTTTGAAAAGATCGGTCGATTATTTCAGAGATATAGCAGAGCTTAAAGATATCTCTTTACATACAGATATACAAAAAGACATCTATATAAATTTTGTTCCCGCAAAACTTCAGAAAATAATAGACAACAATCTCTCAAACGCCATCAAATACTCAAATGAGGGTGGAAAAGTGATTGTGTCTTTAAAAAAAGAGAACAATAAAATAATACTAGGTTTCAAAGATTACGGGATAGGTATAAAAGATCCGGCAAAAATCTTCTCCAGATACTACAGAGAAGATAATACTAAAGGAGGATTCGGAATAGGTCTAAATATAGTCGGCAAAATTGCAAATGAAGAAAAAATAAAAGTAAATATTGTCTCAAGCCTCGGAAAAGGGAGCTATTTCGAATATATTTTTCCTGCCAGCTAA
- the xseA gene encoding exodeoxyribonuclease VII large subunit: MNIITVSELNEKIKNLLESTFSDLLVEGEISRPTYHTSGHLYFSLKDENSVIRCVMFRSYVAKHKFRIEEGQKVVISGKLSLYKPRGEYQINCFKIEPAGAGALAVAYEQLKKKLEAKGYFEKIYKKEIPRFVTSVAIVTSKTGAALQDMLRVINSRWPLLRVYLINTLVQGTGAAEDIANSIKIADSLGVDVIVVGRGGGSLEDLWAFNEEVVADAIFLAKTPVVSAVGHEIDFLISDFVADMRAPTPSAAMEMILPDRFEMMMYLDNLRIEYKRGLQKFFLHKQEILKHLLHSFEQSSPSRRLGFYQEEIRKLKEQTVKSFKFFLNRKSLEIPELKKSILQTANHSLHQKSSLIEHLKERLETVMETKKTKKGFAQVVKDKKPVDVSQLEIGDIFELQSLEAKIKGKVLEKEEFAKEQTL; this comes from the coding sequence CTGAATATAATAACTGTAAGCGAACTTAATGAAAAGATAAAAAATCTTCTTGAGTCCACTTTTTCGGATCTGTTGGTGGAGGGCGAGATAAGCCGCCCCACCTATCATACAAGCGGGCATCTCTATTTCAGCCTCAAAGATGAAAATTCCGTTATTAGATGTGTAATGTTCAGAAGCTATGTGGCGAAGCATAAATTCCGTATCGAAGAGGGACAAAAAGTTGTAATAAGCGGAAAACTTTCACTCTACAAACCGAGAGGCGAGTACCAGATAAACTGTTTCAAAATAGAACCCGCCGGAGCTGGTGCTTTGGCTGTTGCATATGAACAACTGAAGAAAAAACTCGAAGCAAAAGGGTATTTTGAGAAAATTTACAAAAAAGAGATTCCAAGATTTGTAACATCCGTTGCGATTGTCACTTCAAAAACGGGTGCGGCTTTGCAGGATATGCTCAGAGTCATAAATAGCCGGTGGCCTTTATTGAGAGTATATCTGATCAATACTCTGGTACAGGGAACCGGTGCAGCCGAAGATATTGCCAATTCTATAAAGATTGCCGATTCGCTCGGCGTTGATGTTATAGTTGTAGGAAGGGGAGGTGGGAGTCTTGAGGATCTTTGGGCTTTTAATGAAGAGGTAGTGGCTGATGCCATATTTTTGGCAAAAACTCCCGTAGTATCTGCCGTCGGACACGAGATAGATTTTTTGATAAGCGATTTTGTTGCGGATATGCGTGCTCCAACTCCCTCTGCTGCTATGGAGATGATACTTCCGGACAGATTTGAGATGATGATGTATCTTGACAATCTAAGAATTGAATACAAAAGAGGATTGCAAAAATTTTTCCTGCACAAACAGGAGATTTTAAAACATCTGCTGCACTCATTCGAGCAGAGTTCTCCTTCAAGACGATTGGGATTTTACCAAGAAGAGATAAGAAAACTCAAAGAGCAGACAGTAAAAAGTTTTAAATTCTTTCTGAATAGAAAATCGTTGGAGATTCCCGAATTGAAAAAATCAATTTTGCAGACGGCAAACCATAGTTTGCATCAAAAAAGTTCTCTGATAGAGCATCTAAAAGAGAGGCTTGAGACTGTAATGGAGACGAAAAAAACAAAAAAAGGATTCGCACAGGTCGTAAAAGATAAAAAACCTGTAGATGTTTCGCAGTTGGAGATTGGAGACATCTTTGAGCTTCAAAGCCTTGAAGCAAAAATAAAAGGAAAAGTTTTGGAAAAAGAGGAGTTTGCAAAAGAGCAGACCCTCTGA